One Halolamina litorea genomic window carries:
- a CDS encoding CDP-4-keto-6-deoxy-D-glucose-3-dehydrase, with the protein MLTIAGGKGGVGKTTTALALAAALPGRPLVVDADHDMPDLHTLAGVARPGAVDGVRSPLATDSPSLASTHVADVVDRCRYSDEHECRILPAPTGDTPDPERRLAKVKSAWTARTAPEPGESPILIDTPAGGDIHAAAPLRVADGVVLVSTACAPSLRDTAKTASMARAVGTPVVGVVLTRTSARPPNVNDLLGCPVLAAVPETPGDPLADRRVRRRYDTAASALHAATETYVP; encoded by the coding sequence ATGCTCACGATCGCCGGGGGGAAGGGCGGCGTCGGGAAGACCACCACCGCCCTCGCCCTCGCCGCCGCCCTCCCGGGACGCCCGCTCGTCGTCGACGCCGACCACGACATGCCGGACCTCCACACACTCGCGGGCGTAGCGCGTCCGGGGGCCGTTGACGGCGTCCGATCGCCGCTGGCCACCGACTCGCCGTCGCTGGCCTCGACCCACGTTGCTGACGTCGTCGACCGATGTCGGTACAGCGACGAGCACGAGTGTCGGATCCTCCCGGCACCGACCGGCGACACGCCCGACCCGGAGCGCCGATTAGCGAAGGTCAAGAGTGCGTGGACGGCGCGGACGGCCCCCGAACCCGGGGAGTCACCCATCCTGATCGACACCCCCGCCGGTGGCGACATTCACGCTGCCGCGCCGCTGCGGGTCGCCGACGGCGTCGTGCTGGTCAGCACCGCCTGTGCGCCGTCGCTCCGCGACACTGCCAAGACGGCGTCGATGGCGCGGGCGGTCGGCACGCCGGTCGTCGGCGTGGTCCTCACGCGAACGAGTGCCCGCCCGCCGAACGTGAACGACCTGTTGGGCTGTCCGGTCCTCGCCGCCGTCCCCGAGACGCCGGGCGATCCACTCGCCGATCGGCGGGTCCGTCGGCGGTACGATACGGCCGCCTCAGCGCTCCACGCGGCCACAGAGACGTACGTTCCGTGA
- a CDS encoding YlbF family regulator: protein MSVAKTVEDLGSELGERIAATDEYQRYAAAKEAVEASEEAQQRISEFESLRAELTTARQTGTADQDLVDEVRQAQHELHSLPEMAEYLAAEEAMQARLDAVNDAISSQLAVDFGGEAGGCCQN, encoded by the coding sequence ATGAGCGTCGCCAAGACCGTCGAGGACCTCGGCAGCGAACTCGGCGAACGGATCGCGGCCACCGACGAGTACCAGCGGTACGCGGCCGCCAAGGAGGCCGTCGAAGCCAGCGAGGAGGCCCAGCAACGGATATCCGAGTTCGAGTCGCTGCGCGCGGAACTCACCACGGCCCGGCAGACCGGTACCGCCGACCAGGACCTGGTCGACGAGGTCCGGCAGGCCCAACACGAACTCCACTCGCTCCCGGAGATGGCGGAGTACCTCGCCGCCGAGGAGGCCATGCAGGCCCGACTCGACGCGGTCAACGACGCGATTTCCTCCCAGCTCGCCGTCGACTTCGGTGGGGAGGCCGGCGGCTGCTGTCAGAACTAA
- a CDS encoding sodium:calcium antiporter — MSSVWIAAAVTLVATAVVWKGSALLETTSERLSEHYGLPPVVQGSVVAAIGSSFPELSISVLSVVLHGSFDLGVGAVVGSAVFNVLVIPGAAALLATDDLDANRDVVYKEALFYMLSVATLLVVFSLGVIYYPVEGQRLVAEIPPWLAMLPIGLYGLYVFIQYSDTAEYVPDSPPAEVDSPARQWGLLALSLALVLIAVEGFVYGAQVFGTAFGISEALWGLTVVAAATSLPDTLVSVRAARRGKGVTSLGNVLGSNVFDLLIAVPAGIVLAGGAVIDYSVATPMMAFLVFATVVLFTALRTDLQVSDREAGLLLVIYGLFLVWMVLEAIDVLSAVPGL, encoded by the coding sequence ATGTCTTCGGTCTGGATCGCCGCGGCCGTCACGCTCGTCGCCACGGCAGTCGTCTGGAAGGGGTCGGCGCTGCTCGAAACGACGAGCGAACGGCTGTCCGAGCACTACGGGCTGCCGCCGGTGGTCCAGGGCTCGGTCGTCGCCGCGATCGGGTCGAGTTTCCCCGAACTGTCGATCTCGGTGCTGTCGGTCGTCCTCCACGGCTCGTTCGATCTCGGGGTCGGGGCCGTCGTCGGGTCGGCGGTGTTCAACGTACTCGTGATCCCCGGGGCGGCGGCGCTGCTGGCCACCGACGACCTCGACGCCAACCGCGACGTGGTGTACAAGGAGGCGCTGTTCTACATGCTCTCGGTAGCGACGCTCCTGGTCGTCTTCTCGCTCGGCGTGATCTACTACCCCGTCGAGGGTCAGCGACTGGTGGCCGAGATCCCGCCGTGGCTCGCCATGCTGCCGATCGGACTCTACGGGCTCTACGTGTTCATCCAGTACTCGGATACGGCGGAGTACGTTCCGGACTCCCCTCCGGCCGAGGTGGACTCGCCAGCGAGACAGTGGGGGCTGTTGGCTCTCAGCCTCGCCCTCGTGCTCATCGCCGTCGAGGGGTTCGTCTACGGGGCACAGGTCTTCGGTACGGCGTTCGGCATCTCCGAGGCGCTCTGGGGGCTCACCGTCGTCGCCGCCGCGACCTCGCTGCCCGACACGCTGGTCTCCGTCCGGGCCGCACGGCGCGGGAAGGGAGTCACGAGCCTCGGGAACGTCCTCGGGAGCAACGTGTTCGACCTGCTGATCGCCGTCCCCGCGGGGATCGTACTCGCTGGCGGCGCCGTCATCGACTACTCGGTGGCGACGCCGATGATGGCCTTCCTCGTGTTCGCGACGGTGGTGCTGTTCACCGCCCTCCGCACTGATCTTCAGGTGTCCGACCGGGAGGCGGGGCTGTTGCTCGTGATCTACGGGCTCTTCCTCGTCTGGATGGTGCTCGAAGCCATCGACGTGCTCAGCGCGGTGCCCGGGCTCTGA
- a CDS encoding alpha/beta hydrolase, with translation MTDIPLEHVHEEPDGDSDAAVFVLHGRGANEQDLLPVAERLPGDRHVISFRAPDRLRGGFTWYDLDLSAGGLESSQPDPEGFRRSLDLVAESVDAAVDAYGLDTDDLGLLGFSQGAITSFSTVLEQPERFAWVAGHHGYLAESHADAAPDGIEGKPIFVGAGAADQIIPASRSEAAAEGLRSAGADVTFETFEGGHGIGQEELAAVSAFVEQQA, from the coding sequence ATGACCGACATCCCGCTCGAACACGTCCACGAGGAACCTGACGGCGACAGCGACGCTGCCGTCTTCGTCCTCCACGGCCGCGGCGCGAACGAACAGGATCTCCTCCCGGTCGCCGAGCGCCTGCCGGGCGACCGTCACGTGATCAGCTTCCGCGCACCGGACCGCCTCCGCGGCGGCTTCACGTGGTACGACCTCGACCTCTCGGCGGGCGGGTTGGAGTCGAGCCAGCCCGACCCCGAGGGGTTCCGGCGCAGCCTCGACCTCGTGGCCGAGTCCGTCGACGCCGCCGTCGACGCCTACGGCCTCGACACGGACGACCTGGGCCTGCTCGGCTTCAGTCAGGGGGCGATCACGAGCTTCTCGACGGTACTGGAACAGCCCGAGAGGTTCGCGTGGGTCGCGGGCCACCACGGCTACCTCGCCGAGTCACACGCCGACGCCGCGCCCGACGGGATCGAGGGGAAACCGATCTTCGTCGGCGCCGGCGCGGCCGACCAGATCATCCCAGCCAGCCGCAGCGAGGCCGCGGCCGAGGGGCTCCGATCCGCGGGTGCCGACGTGACCTTCGAGACGTTCGAGGGTGGCCACGGCATCGGCCAGGAGGAGTTGGCGGCCGTCAGCGCGTTCGTCGAACAGCAGGCTTAG
- the ileS gene encoding isoleucine--tRNA ligase — MDEEVPDQYEPRAVEETVSDHWDEHDAYERTKEAHADDPPFFFVDGPPYTSGQMHLGTAWNKTLKDSVIRRKRMEGHHVTDRPGYDMHGLPIETKVEQELGFDSKRDIEEYGMERFIEECKRFAVENRENMDEDFQSIGVWMDWENPYQTISPEYMESAWWAFSKADENGLVEQGKRSITQCPRCETAIAKNEVEYHQVEDPSIYVKFPLAAEEGSLVAWTTTPWTVPANTFIAVDQDATYAKVHAERDGEAEVLYVAAECVDDVMEKGGYEDYEVKEELAGEELLGWQYDHPLAEEVPEHPAFDGAGEVYHADYVETDRTGLVHSAPGHGQEDFERGDELGLDIFCPVGGDGVYDERAGKYAGEFVRDANDEIIADLRANGHLLAHESYTHDYGQCWRCDTDIIFLATNQWFITVTDVKEQLLENMEESEWHPPEARDNRFRNFIEDSPDWNVSRQRYWGIPIPIWTPEGLSPEETTADDLVVIGTREELADRADQDVVADELDLHRPTVDDLTITEDGTTYTRVPDVFDVWLDSSVASWGTLDYPGETEAHDEFWPADVIIEAHDQTRGWFWSQLGMGTAAVDQIPYEEVVMHGFALDSDGRKMSKSLGNIVTPHEAIEEVGRDPLRAYLLSHDQHGTDLRFEWDGLHEMQSTLNILWNVFRFPLPYMELDGYDPGEADLDDGDLSVVDEWVLSRLQTVEQETEDAWAEYAPHDALNALLDFVTEDVSRFYVKAIRERMWEEADSASKRGAYATLSTVMNEVVRLLAPFTPYLADRMYHTLDGDADTVHMLEAPTPDEDLHDPELERNMAVLRDVEEAAANARQQGGRKLRWPVQEVIVETDDETVADAMRDLEELFLERVNAQKLSVTEQFEDLVEIADPQMSVIGPAFGGDAQEVMGAVRGEPREAVEGGVEIDGETVELTDEMVEYDAKPPEGVSAAEFDGGRVYVDTELTEEIEREGYARDLIRRVQESRKRLDLDVEEEIRVAVDIDDKRVAGFFDDRRDLVAEEVRAAEFVDVSEIDADGGLVEEWEIEGVAVTIGVEPVDN; from the coding sequence ATGGACGAGGAGGTCCCGGACCAGTACGAACCGCGGGCGGTCGAGGAGACCGTCAGCGACCACTGGGACGAACACGACGCCTACGAACGGACCAAGGAGGCACACGCCGACGACCCGCCATTCTTCTTCGTCGACGGCCCACCCTACACCTCCGGGCAGATGCACCTCGGCACCGCGTGGAACAAGACCCTCAAGGACTCGGTCATCCGCCGCAAGCGGATGGAGGGCCACCACGTCACCGACCGGCCGGGCTACGACATGCACGGCCTGCCAATCGAGACGAAGGTCGAACAGGAACTCGGCTTCGACTCCAAACGCGACATCGAGGAGTACGGGATGGAGCGCTTCATCGAGGAGTGCAAGCGCTTCGCCGTCGAGAACCGCGAGAACATGGACGAGGACTTCCAGTCGATCGGCGTCTGGATGGACTGGGAGAACCCCTACCAGACGATCTCGCCGGAGTACATGGAGTCGGCGTGGTGGGCGTTCTCGAAGGCCGACGAGAACGGGCTGGTCGAGCAGGGCAAGCGCTCGATCACCCAGTGCCCGCGCTGTGAGACCGCCATCGCCAAAAACGAGGTCGAGTACCACCAGGTCGAGGACCCCTCGATCTACGTGAAGTTCCCCCTCGCGGCCGAAGAGGGGAGCCTCGTGGCGTGGACGACGACGCCGTGGACGGTCCCGGCGAACACGTTCATCGCCGTCGATCAGGATGCCACGTACGCGAAGGTGCACGCCGAGCGCGACGGCGAGGCGGAGGTCCTCTACGTCGCCGCCGAGTGCGTCGACGACGTGATGGAGAAGGGCGGCTACGAGGACTACGAGGTCAAGGAAGAGCTGGCCGGCGAGGAACTGCTCGGCTGGCAGTACGACCACCCGCTGGCCGAGGAAGTGCCCGAGCATCCCGCCTTCGACGGCGCGGGCGAGGTCTATCACGCCGACTACGTCGAGACCGACCGCACCGGGCTGGTCCACTCCGCGCCCGGCCACGGGCAGGAGGACTTCGAGCGCGGCGACGAACTCGGGCTGGACATCTTCTGTCCCGTCGGCGGCGACGGCGTCTACGACGAGCGCGCCGGGAAGTACGCCGGCGAGTTCGTCCGCGACGCGAACGACGAGATCATCGCCGACCTGCGAGCGAACGGCCACCTGCTCGCCCACGAGTCCTACACCCACGACTACGGGCAGTGCTGGCGGTGTGACACGGACATCATCTTCCTCGCGACGAACCAGTGGTTCATCACGGTCACCGACGTGAAGGAGCAGCTCCTCGAGAACATGGAGGAGAGCGAGTGGCACCCGCCGGAGGCCCGGGACAACCGCTTCCGGAACTTCATCGAGGACTCGCCGGACTGGAACGTCTCCCGGCAGCGCTACTGGGGCATCCCGATCCCGATCTGGACGCCCGAGGGGCTCTCCCCCGAGGAGACGACAGCCGACGACCTCGTCGTGATCGGCACGCGCGAGGAGCTCGCCGACCGCGCCGATCAGGACGTGGTGGCCGACGAACTCGACCTGCACCGGCCGACCGTCGACGACCTCACGATCACCGAGGACGGCACCACCTACACCCGCGTGCCGGACGTGTTCGACGTGTGGTTGGACTCCTCGGTCGCGTCGTGGGGGACGCTCGACTACCCCGGCGAGACCGAAGCCCACGACGAGTTCTGGCCCGCCGACGTGATCATCGAGGCCCACGACCAGACCCGCGGCTGGTTCTGGTCGCAGTTGGGGATGGGCACCGCCGCGGTCGACCAGATCCCCTACGAGGAGGTCGTGATGCACGGGTTCGCGCTGGACAGCGACGGGCGGAAGATGTCCAAGAGCCTCGGTAACATCGTCACGCCCCACGAGGCGATCGAGGAGGTCGGGCGCGACCCTCTCCGGGCGTACCTGCTCAGCCACGACCAGCACGGCACGGACCTGCGCTTCGAGTGGGACGGCCTGCACGAGATGCAGTCGACGCTCAACATCCTCTGGAACGTGTTCCGGTTCCCGCTGCCGTACATGGAGCTGGACGGCTACGACCCCGGCGAAGCCGACCTCGACGACGGCGACCTCTCGGTCGTCGACGAGTGGGTGCTCTCCCGGCTCCAGACCGTCGAGCAGGAGACCGAGGACGCGTGGGCGGAGTACGCCCCCCACGACGCGCTCAACGCGCTGCTCGACTTCGTCACGGAGGACGTGAGCCGCTTCTACGTGAAGGCGATCCGTGAGCGCATGTGGGAGGAGGCCGACTCCGCGAGCAAGCGTGGTGCCTACGCGACGCTCTCGACGGTGATGAACGAGGTCGTGCGGCTGCTGGCGCCGTTCACGCCATACCTCGCCGACCGGATGTACCACACCCTCGACGGCGACGCCGACACGGTCCACATGCTGGAGGCGCCGACCCCCGACGAGGATCTGCACGACCCCGAACTGGAGCGGAACATGGCCGTGCTCCGCGACGTGGAGGAGGCTGCCGCGAACGCGCGCCAGCAGGGCGGGCGGAAGCTCCGCTGGCCCGTTCAGGAGGTCATCGTCGAGACCGACGACGAGACGGTCGCCGACGCCATGCGCGACCTCGAGGAGCTGTTCCTCGAACGCGTGAACGCCCAGAAACTCAGCGTCACCGAGCAGTTCGAGGACCTCGTCGAGATCGCCGACCCGCAGATGAGCGTGATCGGGCCGGCGTTCGGCGGCGACGCACAGGAGGTCATGGGCGCGGTCCGCGGCGAGCCCCGCGAGGCTGTCGAGGGCGGCGTCGAGATCGACGGCGAGACGGTCGAACTGACAGACGAGATGGTGGAGTACGACGCCAAACCGCCCGAGGGCGTCTCCGCCGCCGAGTTCGACGGCGGGCGCGTCTACGTCGACACCGAACTCACCGAGGAGATCGAGCGCGAGGGCTACGCACGGGACCTGATCCGCCGGGTGCAGGAGAGCCGAAAGCGACTCGACCTCGACGTGGAGGAGGAGATCCGCGTCGCTGTCGACATCGACGACAAGCGCGTGGCCGGCTTCTTCGACGACCGGCGCGACCTCGTCGCAGAGGAAGTCCGGGCCGCGGAGTTCGTCGACGTGAGCGAGATCGACGCGGACGGCGGCCTCGTCGAGGAGTGGGAGATCGAGGGCGTCGCGGTCACGATCGGCGTCGAGCCGGTCGATAACTGA
- a CDS encoding FAD-dependent oxidoreductase: protein MTDRTEAVVIGGGVTGVGVARDLAMRGVDTTLLERGSGLNAGTSGRSHGVLHSGARYAEADPEGAADCLRENGIIREIAAGCVADSGGLFLRLAGDDPEYFERKLDACRDLGMEPELLATDEVRERVPEVSDRLEAGFAIPDGVVYPSRLVAATAASAREHGATIYTDAGVTDIEVAAGRITIHTDGAEIVADTVVNAAGPWAGEVASLAGARLGMRPTRGVMVAVERSGIGPVLNRCREPADGDIVVPHGEQAVLGTTSVAVDDPDDFEREDWEVERTLAECAEMVPSLADATVQRTYWGLRPLYEPDEVGREGRGISRDFAVVAHDTAPGLVSVVGGKLTTHRRMAEAVADRVCEDLGVDEPCRTAVEPLPGAGGPERLDELAREFGAVGPADSDVVGE, encoded by the coding sequence ATGACCGACCGAACCGAGGCCGTCGTGATCGGCGGCGGCGTCACCGGCGTCGGCGTCGCCCGCGACCTCGCCATGCGCGGCGTCGACACCACGCTGCTCGAACGCGGCTCGGGGCTCAACGCCGGTACCTCCGGACGCTCTCACGGCGTGCTCCACAGCGGCGCCCGCTACGCCGAGGCCGACCCCGAAGGCGCCGCCGACTGCCTCCGGGAGAACGGGATCATCCGGGAGATCGCCGCCGGCTGTGTCGCCGACTCCGGCGGCCTGTTCCTCCGCCTGGCCGGGGACGACCCGGAGTACTTCGAGCGGAAGCTGGACGCCTGTCGAGACCTCGGGATGGAGCCGGAGCTACTCGCCACCGACGAGGTCCGGGAGCGCGTACCCGAGGTTTCAGACCGCCTCGAGGCGGGCTTCGCCATCCCGGACGGCGTCGTCTACCCATCGCGGCTCGTCGCCGCCACCGCGGCGAGCGCCCGCGAGCACGGTGCAACCATCTATACCGACGCCGGAGTCACCGATATCGAGGTCGCTGCGGGCAGGATAACGATCCACACCGACGGCGCCGAGATCGTCGCCGACACCGTCGTCAACGCCGCCGGCCCGTGGGCTGGCGAGGTCGCGTCGCTGGCTGGCGCCCGGCTCGGGATGCGACCGACTCGTGGCGTGATGGTCGCCGTCGAGCGGTCGGGGATCGGTCCCGTCCTGAACCGCTGCCGGGAGCCGGCCGACGGCGACATCGTCGTCCCACACGGCGAACAGGCAGTGCTGGGGACCACGAGCGTCGCCGTCGACGACCCGGACGACTTCGAGCGCGAGGACTGGGAGGTCGAACGCACGCTCGCGGAGTGTGCCGAGATGGTGCCGTCGCTCGCCGACGCGACGGTCCAGCGGACCTACTGGGGGCTCCGGCCGCTCTACGAACCGGACGAAGTCGGCCGGGAGGGTCGAGGCATCTCCCGGGACTTCGCCGTCGTCGCCCACGACACGGCACCCGGGCTGGTCAGCGTCGTCGGCGGGAAGCTCACGACCCACCGGCGCATGGCCGAGGCCGTCGCCGACCGCGTCTGTGAGGACCTCGGCGTCGACGAGCCCTGTCGGACCGCCGTCGAGCCGCTCCCGGGCGCGGGCGGCCCGGAGCGCCTCGACGAACTCGCCCGGGAGTTCGGCGCGGTCGGGCCCGCCGACAGCGACGTGGTTGGCGAGTAG
- a CDS encoding 2,5-diamino-6-(ribosylamino)-4(3H)-pyrimidinone 5'-phosphate reductase, whose product MHVHVNAAESVDGKLSTREREQVAISGEADFDRMDALRADADAVMVGVGTVLADDPSLTVKDDARRDRRASSGQPPNPARVVADSRARTPSAATVLDDDAATYVLVSEAADEEAIEALADAGATVVVAGDERVDLAGAFEGLADHGVERLMVEGGGELIFSLFAADLVDRLTVYVGSTVVGGREAPTLADGDGFADPESFPELTLTDVERMDDGVVLSYDA is encoded by the coding sequence ATGCACGTCCACGTGAACGCCGCCGAGAGCGTCGACGGGAAGCTCTCGACCCGCGAGCGCGAACAGGTCGCCATCTCGGGGGAGGCGGACTTCGACCGGATGGACGCCCTCCGGGCGGACGCCGACGCCGTGATGGTCGGCGTGGGCACCGTACTCGCCGACGACCCGAGCCTGACGGTCAAGGACGACGCGCGGCGCGACCGGCGTGCGTCGTCGGGGCAGCCACCGAACCCGGCCCGCGTCGTCGCCGATTCACGGGCTCGAACACCGTCAGCGGCGACGGTCCTCGACGACGACGCGGCGACGTATGTCCTCGTGAGCGAAGCGGCGGACGAGGAGGCAATCGAAGCACTGGCTGACGCTGGTGCGACCGTCGTCGTCGCCGGCGATGAACGGGTCGACCTCGCCGGCGCGTTCGAGGGACTCGCGGACCACGGCGTCGAACGGCTGATGGTCGAGGGCGGCGGCGAACTCATCTTCTCGCTGTTCGCGGCCGACCTCGTCGACCGGCTGACCGTCTACGTCGGCTCGACGGTCGTCGGCGGGCGCGAGGCGCCGACGCTCGCCGACGGCGACGGCTTCGCCGACCCCGAGTCCTTCCCGGAGCTAACGCTGACCGACGTGGAACGGATGGACGACGGCGTGGTGCTCTCCTACGACGCTTAG
- a CDS encoding inositol monophosphatase family protein: MDVATRLTLAHEAARTGAAVAEGGFRGEFTVESKKRKLDSVTEFDREVQRRLATLLREDDPDAAIVGEEDLRDVETHSTIPDSGDAWIVDPIDGTNNFVVGNRIWGVAVSAVEGGDAVAAVNEFPALGDTYAAADDGTTRNGEPCSVSDTSDPETFTINPIYGLSAHHRRKLSEYVDTIASEFGDSRRFGSSQFALSSVAAGELDAAVSGIRLAPWDTVGGVHLIRQAGGTVTDLDGEPWTPTSAGIIASNGEAHDELVAAFD; the protein is encoded by the coding sequence ATGGACGTTGCAACACGCCTGACGCTCGCCCACGAGGCCGCCCGGACCGGCGCGGCGGTCGCGGAGGGGGGGTTCCGCGGTGAGTTCACGGTGGAGTCGAAGAAGCGAAAGCTCGACTCCGTCACGGAGTTCGACCGGGAAGTCCAGCGTCGCCTGGCGACGCTGCTCCGCGAGGACGACCCCGACGCCGCTATCGTCGGCGAGGAGGACCTCCGGGACGTCGAGACCCACTCGACGATCCCCGACTCCGGTGACGCCTGGATCGTCGATCCGATCGACGGCACGAACAACTTCGTCGTCGGGAACCGCATCTGGGGGGTCGCCGTGAGCGCCGTCGAGGGTGGCGACGCCGTCGCCGCCGTCAACGAGTTCCCCGCACTCGGGGACACCTACGCCGCCGCGGACGACGGGACGACACGCAACGGCGAACCCTGTTCCGTGAGCGACACGAGTGACCCGGAGACGTTCACGATCAACCCGATATACGGCCTCTCGGCCCACCACCGACGGAAGCTGAGCGAGTACGTCGACACCATCGCGAGCGAGTTCGGCGACAGCCGGCGGTTCGGAAGCTCCCAGTTCGCGCTCTCCTCGGTCGCCGCGGGTGAACTCGATGCGGCCGTGTCGGGGATCAGGCTCGCCCCGTGGGACACGGTCGGCGGCGTCCACCTGATTCGGCAGGCCGGCGGAACCGTGACCGACCTCGACGGCGAGCCGTGGACCCCAACCTCCGCCGGGATCATCGCCTCCAACGGCGAGGCTCACGACGAACTCGTCGCCGCCTTCGACTAA
- a CDS encoding Single-stranded DNA binding protein, with protein MDVDNHAEELASALGVDKEEVKEDLENLLQYSVPIDEAKQSVRRKHGGGGGGDGTPESLDIADLTTDHDNVTVTVRVLTKGTRSIRYQGEDITIREGEFADESGTVSYTAWQEFGFEPGDTVTVGNAGVREWDGHPELNLGDSTSVALETEELAVPYDVGGERDLIDLEPGDRGRAVEVNVVEVEERTIDGRDGETEILSGVIGDETGRLPFTDWNPHPEIETGESVRLEDVYVREYRGAPSVNVSEFSTVTRLEEPVVVTDSAPSMSIGEAVDGGGLFDVELSGNVIEVRDGSGLIQRCPECNRAIQNGECRSHGQVDGVDDLRTKAILDDGTGTCTVILGRDLTEAIYGGDLDDARDAAREAMDREVVADAIAEELVGDAYRARGSLSVDEYGANLNADAFELVDDDPATAARELLADLGVAA; from the coding sequence ATGGACGTCGATAACCACGCCGAGGAGCTCGCCTCCGCTCTCGGTGTTGACAAAGAGGAGGTCAAAGAGGACCTGGAGAACCTACTCCAGTACAGCGTTCCGATCGACGAGGCCAAACAGAGCGTCCGCCGGAAACACGGCGGCGGTGGTGGGGGCGACGGCACCCCCGAATCGCTCGACATCGCGGACCTGACGACCGACCACGACAACGTCACCGTCACGGTCCGCGTGCTCACGAAGGGCACGCGTTCGATCCGGTACCAAGGCGAGGACATCACGATCCGCGAGGGCGAGTTCGCCGACGAGTCGGGCACCGTCTCCTACACGGCCTGGCAGGAGTTCGGCTTCGAACCGGGCGACACCGTCACCGTCGGCAACGCCGGCGTGCGCGAGTGGGACGGCCACCCCGAACTCAACCTCGGCGACAGCACCAGCGTCGCACTGGAGACCGAGGAACTCGCGGTTCCCTACGATGTCGGCGGCGAGCGCGACCTGATCGACCTCGAACCCGGCGACCGCGGCCGCGCCGTCGAGGTCAACGTCGTCGAGGTCGAGGAGCGAACGATCGACGGCCGGGACGGCGAGACCGAGATCCTCTCGGGCGTTATCGGCGACGAGACGGGCCGGCTGCCGTTCACCGACTGGAACCCGCACCCCGAGATCGAGACCGGCGAGAGCGTCCGTCTCGAGGACGTGTACGTCCGGGAGTACCGCGGCGCTCCCTCGGTGAACGTCTCGGAGTTCTCGACGGTAACGAGGCTGGAGGAGCCAGTGGTCGTCACCGACTCGGCCCCGTCGATGAGCATCGGCGAGGCCGTCGACGGCGGCGGCCTGTTCGACGTGGAGCTATCGGGCAACGTGATCGAGGTCCGGGACGGGTCGGGCCTGATCCAGCGCTGTCCGGAGTGCAACCGGGCGATCCAGAACGGCGAGTGTCGCTCCCACGGCCAGGTCGACGGCGTCGACGACCTCCGGACGAAGGCGATTCTCGACGACGGAACGGGGACTTGTACGGTCATCCTCGGCCGTGATCTGACCGAGGCGATCTACGGCGGGGACCTCGACGACGCACGGGACGCCGCCCGCGAGGCGATGGACCGCGAGGTCGTCGCCGACGCCATCGCCGAGGAACTGGTCGGCGACGCCTACCGTGCCCGGGGTTCACTCTCCGTCGACGAGTACGGCGCGAACCTCAACGCCGACGCCTTCGAGCTCGTCGACGACGACCCCGCGACGGCCGCGCGTGAACTGCTCGCGGATCTGGGGGTGGCGGCATGA